Proteins from one Deltaproteobacteria bacterium genomic window:
- the yedF gene encoding sulfurtransferase-like selenium metabolism protein YedF, whose product MQKRDCRGLACPKPVLVAKEAIDSHPDEVLEILVDNVASRENVSRFLKSQGWEIGIREEAGGVFVITGAPPTCSLSFPEPEKEVGERQKILVLIGSDALGNGSDELGRRLMKNFLFTLNELGSDLWRIVCVNNGVKLTVSGSPCLDELRSLSAAGVDILVCGTCLEHFGLLDAKEVGVTTNMLDIVTSLHVATKVIRI is encoded by the coding sequence GTGCAAAAACGGGATTGCAGGGGGCTTGCCTGTCCCAAGCCCGTCCTTGTGGCCAAGGAGGCCATTGACAGCCACCCAGACGAGGTCCTGGAGATCCTGGTCGACAATGTTGCATCTCGAGAAAACGTGAGCCGTTTTCTAAAAAGCCAGGGCTGGGAGATCGGCATACGGGAGGAAGCTGGCGGGGTGTTTGTCATTACAGGGGCCCCTCCGACCTGTTCCCTTTCGTTCCCTGAACCCGAAAAAGAGGTGGGAGAGAGGCAAAAGATCCTCGTCCTAATCGGAAGCGATGCCTTGGGGAACGGTAGCGATGAACTCGGCCGGCGCCTCATGAAGAACTTTCTTTTCACTCTGAACGAGTTAGGCAGCGATCTTTGGAGGATCGTCTGCGTAAACAATGGGGTAAAGCTCACGGTCTCAGGCTCCCCGTGTCTCGATGAGCTCAGGTCCCTCTCGGCTGCCGGGGTGGACATCCTCGTGTGCGGGACCTGTCTCGAGCATTTCGGTCTCCTCGATGCCAAGGAGGTGGGGGTGACCACCAACATGCTCGATATCGTCACGTCACTTCATGTGGCAACCAAGGTGATCAGGATCTGA
- a CDS encoding EamA family transporter, protein MKDWFVSSLIALVLFGLWGFFPKLSVARMDPLSSILYGILGTVVTGIFLYLKPGFRLGFHPAGAIYGILAGVCGILGSLYYFRAAQKGKLSLVVVITALYPLVTILLARCLLGETLSHRQIAGIILACLAVFLLASEG, encoded by the coding sequence GTGAAGGACTGGTTCGTTTCCAGCCTCATCGCCCTCGTTCTCTTCGGGCTATGGGGTTTTTTCCCGAAACTCTCGGTCGCCCGTATGGATCCCCTGAGCAGCATCCTCTATGGGATATTGGGAACGGTCGTGACAGGGATCTTTCTTTATCTGAAACCCGGATTCCGTCTCGGATTCCACCCGGCCGGGGCGATCTACGGGATCCTGGCGGGTGTGTGCGGGATCCTGGGCTCCCTCTACTATTTCCGGGCGGCTCAGAAGGGAAAGCTCTCCCTTGTGGTAGTCATCACTGCCCTCTATCCTTTGGTGACCATCCTCCTTGCCCGATGCCTTCTCGGAGAGACCCTAAGCCATCGGCAGATCGCCGGCATCATACTTGCGTGCCTGGCGGTATTCCTTTTGGCAAGCGAAGGATGA
- a CDS encoding Mut7-C ubiquitin/RNAse domain-containing protein → MHSTISFYGDLVELLSPAYRERPRITYDSQRHASIKDVIESLGVPHTEVGLIMANGEEVAFSYLLEEGDHVQVHPLVPPVDPTTPTLLRPFPVSGYRFVADVNVGRLARLLRMAGFDTLFENCLQDEELARISAEEGRILLSKDRRLLKRKIVTFGHLVRAEDPRIQLAEVIRFYGLERRSAPFTRCMVCNGVLVPVPKSEVMDRLEPLTKRYYEDFYLCPDCGKVYWPGSHKEAMLRILQNCSIENRVVRKRTRTIIATGEDK, encoded by the coding sequence GTGCATAGCACCATTTCATTTTACGGAGACCTGGTGGAATTGCTTTCCCCCGCATATAGGGAACGCCCCCGGATCACCTATGATTCCCAACGCCATGCCTCTATCAAGGACGTGATCGAGTCCCTTGGGGTCCCCCACACCGAGGTGGGCCTTATCATGGCGAACGGTGAAGAAGTCGCCTTTTCCTATCTCCTCGAAGAAGGGGACCATGTCCAGGTCCATCCCCTTGTCCCTCCGGTGGATCCGACGACCCCTACCCTTCTTCGTCCCTTCCCCGTCTCCGGGTACCGGTTTGTAGCGGATGTGAACGTAGGTCGCCTGGCCCGCCTGCTCCGTATGGCCGGTTTCGACACCCTTTTCGAAAATTGTCTTCAAGACGAGGAACTTGCCCGAATCTCTGCAGAGGAAGGCCGCATCCTTCTCTCCAAGGACAGGCGGCTTCTCAAGAGAAAGATCGTCACCTTCGGCCATCTCGTCAGGGCCGAGGATCCACGGATTCAGCTCGCTGAGGTGATCCGCTTCTATGGGCTGGAAAGGCGGTCCGCGCCGTTCACCAGGTGCATGGTCTGTAACGGCGTGCTCGTCCCTGTGCCCAAAAGCGAGGTCATGGACCGTCTCGAACCCTTGACCAAGAGATATTACGAGGATTTTTATCTCTGCCCGGACTGTGGCAAGGTCTATTGGCCCGGCTCCCACAAAGAGGCCATGCTCCGGATCCTACAAAATTGCTCGATCGAAAACAGGGTGGTTCGAAAGAGGACGCGGACCATCATTGCCACCGGAGAAGATAAGTGA